Within the Thermodesulfovibrionales bacterium genome, the region CATATAACCAGTTGAAAAGGGCCGTCCTGGCCCCCCCTATATGGAGATGTCCCGTCGGGCTCGGGGCAAAACGAACTCTCACCATGCTCTGTCCTCCTCGTCCGGATCCTCTATAGTAGTCACAACGCCTTCTTGAATTCCATTTTCAGATATCTTTTTGTATCTCCAGATACACCGAACCTCTCATCGCCTCTCATTCCGGCTATCCAGATGATGTCCTCCCCCGCAGCAACAATCGGTATCTCGTCCCGCTCATCCCTCGGCACCTTCTCGTCAACAAAGAAGTCCTGGAGCTTCTTTCTCCTCCCGAATCCCTGGGGATAGAAGAAATCGCCCTTCCCCCTGGGTCGTATCTCAAGGGAAGTCCCGGTCTTGTCTGCATCAAAGACCGCAAGATTCTTTCCATCTCCATAAGTCTCGGCCTCTTCCTCAACCGATGCCTTTATGACGGCACGGATCTCTTCAAGAACAATCTCTCCGGGTGCGTCAAGGGCATAGGTGCCGGTCTTCACCGGGGCTTCTGAGGTCATCACGAGGGTCGCATAATTCTTGATGATCCTCAGTCCCTTTGGAAGATAGAGTCTGTCGCCGTGTCTCCCCTTTTTGATAAGGTCGATGATCTCTTCGATATGGATGAATTCCATTCCCCTGAGCCCAGTGGTCTCGTCTAACGCCCTCCGGAGGACCCTCCTGAGGATAACCCTTTCCATCCTCTCCATCGGCATCAAGAACAATTCGATGCGCAGGTCCCTCTTCCTGCAGATCAGCTTCATGAGGGTCTTCGTGACAATGGTATCAAAGTACTTCTCTTCTTCCCGCAGGATATCCATGGTCCGTGTCATCGTCTCTATGAGACCAGGGTTGATCCTCTTGAGATCAAGCATGAAGATTTGCCTGATCCTGTTCCTGAGGTAATCCTCCGTAAGATTTGATGAATCGATGATGTACGTGATTCTCCGTTCATCAAGGAATTCCTCAATTTCCTTCCGTTCAACTTCTAGGAGCGGCCTAATGATTTTCCCCCTCACCGGCTGCATTCCCGATAGGCCCTTTGGGCCGGCCCCTCTCAGGATTCTCATGAGAAAGGTCTCGACCTGATCATCGGCATTATGACCAAGGGCGATCCTGTCTCCCCCTATCTCTGCCATCATATCATGCATCAGCCGGTACCTCAGCTCCCTTG harbors:
- the tilS gene encoding tRNA lysidine(34) synthetase TilS, giving the protein MLHTFLEKIKATISKHRMLSGGETVLVGLSGGPDSVCLLTVLKELGKEWDLRLHALYADHGLRPDETPAEIAFCKTFCEGLAISFDARSIDVKAHAKEQGMNRQEAARELRYRLMHDMMAEIGGDRIALGHNADDQVETFLMRILRGAGPKGLSGMQPVRGKIIRPLLEVERKEIEEFLDERRITYIIDSSNLTEDYLRNRIRQIFMLDLKRINPGLIETMTRTMDILREEEKYFDTIVTKTLMKLICRKRDLRIELFLMPMERMERVILRRVLRRALDETTGLRGMEFIHIEEIIDLIKKGRHGDRLYLPKGLRIIKNYATLVMTSEAPVKTGTYALDAPGEIVLEEIRAVIKASVEEEAETYGDGKNLAVFDADKTGTSLEIRPRGKGDFFYPQGFGRRKKLQDFFVDEKVPRDERDEIPIVAAGEDIIWIAGMRGDERFGVSGDTKRYLKMEFKKAL